The Halobacteriovoraceae bacterium genomic interval ATTGGAGGTAATGATCGGATGCATGATTGAAACATCTTTAGGTATTTCACAGGCCTTATTATTAAATGAATCTGTTGATTATTTCGACCTTGATGGTTTTTTCTTTATTGAAAATGAACCTTTTAAACTCCTATCTACTCAACAAGACAAGATTTATCTTTCACAGCCTTTTAGTCAAACCCAACTAAGTGTATACTAATTGAGTATCCAAGGAGTGGATGATATGAATGTAAAAAGGATTTTTACAGGGTTTATAATATTAATTTGTCTAAATTTGTCAGTCTCTGCGAACAGTGTTACTGATTCAATAGATGGACTTGGACTTGTCTATCAAAAAAGAAAATTCGATTTTTGGATAAATTATTTTACAGAAAGATCCCAAGAGAGATTTCAGCGTCAAATGAATAATGGTGCCAAGTACTATCACCTTGTGAAAAGTATATTTAAATCTCATGGGCTACCTGAAGATTTGTTTTATGTAGGTTTAATAGAATCAGGATATCACTCTAAAATAAAAAGCTCTGCAGGTGCTGAAGGACATTGGCAGTTTATGAAGTCTACCGCCAAAGAAACAGGTCTAAGAGTTGATGGTTTAGTAGATGAGAGACATAATATTGTTAAATCAACTCACGCTGCCGCAAAATATTTTAAGGATCTTTTTAATATTTTTGGAGATTGGGAACTTGCCCTTTGTTCCTACAATGCCGGCCCGTATAAAATAATTCGTGCAATTCAAAAAGGAAATACACGAGACTATAGAGAGCTTGTACATAAAAAACTTATTCCGAAGGAGACTATGTTTTATGTTCCAAAAATCGCGGCCGCTCGTGAAATTTTTGAAAACCCCAAAGAGTTCGGGCTACGAGAATTAAATTTTTCTGATTCATTTGATAAATTAAAAAAAGTAAAAATTTATAGATCTTTTGATTTAAATAACTTGGCCAGAAATGCCAATATCGATACTGAAACAATTCTTAAATATAATCCAGATATTAAGGCCAGATGGGTAAAAGTAAGTCGAAAAAACCCTTTTTCCCTTTATCTTCCTCAGGAGTATGAAAATGCTATGAAAAAAATTGGTCGTATAATGGATAGTAAAACTACTTTTGAAAATTTTACTCAACAAACAGATATGAACTGGAGGGGAATAAAGTTTCATAAAGTAATCGAAGGTGAAAACTTAGGCCTACTAGCAAAAAAATACAATGTTTCAGTTACTAGTATTCTAGACTTAAATAGACTCAGAAGGCCCAAAATCTATCCTGGTCAACTCATTAGAATAGAAAGATCATCTATTCAGATACCTTATACTGTCAAAAGAGGTGATGATCTTAATAAGATTGCTGCGAAGTTTAAAACTCAGATAAGAAAAATACAGACAATGAATAAATTAAAAACAACGAATATATATGTTGGTCAAAAGATTTATGTGCCAAATAATATTTAAACAGATATATTCTTCTTTCCATTAGTACATGTCACGGGCAGAAAAATGAGAATAGGATTTGATGCGAAACGCGCTTTCCATAACAATACTGGACTTGGTAATTATTCAAGAAACTTGTTTGTGGGGCTTCAAAAATATTTTCCACAGCATGAGTATCTCTATTTTTCACCCCCCTTGAAAAATAATGAACTTCTTTTTTGGGGTGAACAAAATATTAAGATGAAAAATGTTATAACTCCAGCAGGTATAATGGGAAAAAATTTTTCTTCACTATGGCGCTCTGTCTTTATTTCCAGAGAATTGGAAAAATATCATCTCGATATATACCATGGCCTAAGTCATGAACTACCTTTTGGAATTCATCATTGTAAATTAAAAAAGATTGTCACTATGCATGATCTTATTTTCATGCGATTTCCTCATTTTTTTAAGACCATTGATCGAACAACCTATCTTAAAAAAATAAAATATGCTTGCAAATGTGCAGATGTTATTGTGGCAATCTGTGAGCAAACGAAAAGGGATCTCATCAATTTTCTCAATGTACCAGAAAAAAAAATTCAAGTTGTTTATCAAACGTGCTCGCCAATGTTTTATGAGAAATTGGAAAGATATATTATTCAAAATGTACTTAACAAGCACCATATCTATAAAAAATATTTTTTCTATGTGGGAAGTTTAAATGAAAGAAAAAATGTTTTAACTTTGATTGATGCCTTTCACAGAAGTGGTCTGTATGGACATTACCAACTTGTTATAGCTGGTGCGGGGAAAGAATACCAAACGAAGTGTCGAACTCGAGTAGATAAACTTCGCATGTTTGACG includes:
- a CDS encoding glycosyltransferase family 4 protein translates to MRIGFDAKRAFHNNTGLGNYSRNLFVGLQKYFPQHEYLYFSPPLKNNELLFWGEQNIKMKNVITPAGIMGKNFSSLWRSVFISRELEKYHLDIYHGLSHELPFGIHHCKLKKIVTMHDLIFMRFPHFFKTIDRTTYLKKIKYACKCADVIVAICEQTKRDLINFLNVPEKKIQVVYQTCSPMFYEKLERYIIQNVLNKHHIYKKYFFYVGSLNERKNVLTLIDAFHRSGLYGHYQLVIAGAGKEYQTKCRTRVDKLRMFDDVLFLGNIENNDLPALYQGALAFVYPSLFEGFGIPIIEALFSGTPVITSKGSCFPEAAGPDSIYIDTHSQESIDELAMRLIEIEKDISLRDRMSSKGLEYVQKFEIKNTTQNMIDLYKKII
- a CDS encoding LysM peptidoglycan-binding domain-containing protein, which gives rise to MNVKRIFTGFIILICLNLSVSANSVTDSIDGLGLVYQKRKFDFWINYFTERSQERFQRQMNNGAKYYHLVKSIFKSHGLPEDLFYVGLIESGYHSKIKSSAGAEGHWQFMKSTAKETGLRVDGLVDERHNIVKSTHAAAKYFKDLFNIFGDWELALCSYNAGPYKIIRAIQKGNTRDYRELVHKKLIPKETMFYVPKIAAAREIFENPKEFGLRELNFSDSFDKLKKVKIYRSFDLNNLARNANIDTETILKYNPDIKARWVKVSRKNPFSLYLPQEYENAMKKIGRIMDSKTTFENFTQQTDMNWRGIKFHKVIEGENLGLLAKKYNVSVTSILDLNRLRRPKIYPGQLIRIERSSIQIPYTVKRGDDLNKIAAKFKTQIRKIQTMNKLKTTNIYVGQKIYVPNNI